From a single Candidatus Sulfotelmatobacter sp. genomic region:
- a CDS encoding glycosyltransferase family 2 protein — translation MQKVEEIAKLDALTANGRLPVSVIVAARNEEKNLPRCLEALGEMGEIYVIDSQSTDATPEIARSFGANLVQFHYQGGWPKKRQWAMENLPLAFDWILLLDADEELTPALEQEIRQAIADPNVNGYYISLRMYFLSRLLRYGGAGFWKLSLFRRGKGGYECRLKDQDLSMADMEIHEHVVVEGATARLKNPLAHRNVDSLSRYIRKHDEYSNWEAKVWMEGEANGQLEPSFFGTQAQRRRWLKTRFLRLPGAPLWFFLFKYLFSLGFLDGVPGLIYCGLQGVQAFHIKSKIYELQRAERIGQPGKDEAVRTSMRQSR, via the coding sequence ATGCAAAAAGTCGAAGAAATCGCCAAGTTGGACGCGCTGACCGCGAACGGAAGATTACCGGTCAGCGTGATCGTCGCCGCCCGGAACGAAGAAAAAAATTTGCCTCGTTGTCTGGAAGCGTTGGGCGAGATGGGCGAGATTTATGTCATCGACTCGCAGAGCACCGACGCGACTCCTGAAATCGCTCGTTCTTTCGGAGCCAATCTGGTCCAATTCCACTACCAGGGTGGCTGGCCCAAGAAGCGTCAGTGGGCCATGGAAAATCTGCCTCTCGCGTTTGATTGGATTTTGCTGCTCGATGCCGACGAAGAACTGACTCCCGCACTCGAGCAGGAAATCCGCCAAGCCATCGCCGACCCGAACGTCAACGGCTACTACATTTCCCTGCGCATGTACTTTCTCAGCCGGCTGCTTCGCTACGGTGGCGCAGGTTTCTGGAAGCTCTCACTGTTTCGCCGCGGCAAAGGCGGCTACGAATGCCGCCTGAAAGATCAGGATTTATCCATGGCCGACATGGAAATTCACGAGCACGTTGTGGTCGAAGGCGCCACGGCTCGGCTAAAGAATCCGCTGGCTCACCGCAACGTCGATTCGCTCTCCCGCTACATTCGCAAGCACGACGAATATTCCAATTGGGAAGCAAAAGTCTGGATGGAAGGTGAAGCCAACGGGCAACTCGAGCCCTCATTTTTCGGCACGCAGGCGCAGCGTCGCCGCTGGCTCAAAACCAGGTTCCTTCGCCTTCCCGGCGCTCCGCTGTGGTTCTTTTTATTCAAGTATCTTTTCAGCCTGGGATTCCTCGATGGCGTTCCCGGCCTGATTTATTGCGGCTTGCAGGGCGTGCAAGCGTTTCATATCAAATCGAAGATCTATGAACTGCAACGAGCGGAACGAATAGGGCAGCCAGGAAAGGACGAGGCGGTTCGAACCTCGATGCGGCAGTCGCGATGA
- a CDS encoding bi-domain-containing oxidoreductase, with product MEEVPAPQLLPGCALVRIAASVVSAGTERAAAEFARKSLLQKAKSRPDLVREVIGKVQRDGIVAAIQAVRSRLDQPQNPGYSSAGTVIAVGEGVMDLRTGDRVSCAGAGFAVHAEIACVPRLLMARIPARNSILGQTPGEVRPETPREVPFDEAAFCTLGAVALHGIRTSESRLGDIVAVIGLGLLGQLSVQLLKAAGCNVLGMDTDASRADLAGKMGADGVASSAAAFRDLCSETSSGAGVDCVLIAAETSSSDPVNLAGAIARDRAIVVAVGTVGMDIQRKAYYEKELDFRVSRSYGPGRYDAAYEQKGRDYPIGYVRWTETRNMEAFVRLLAEGKLDVSALITHRFPIERVQSAYDLITGKSSEPFLGVVIQYAAGAEAARTLALAPQSVQPAQPPVAGNVSVGVLGAGVFAAGTLIPALKASSNTTLVVVCAATGSHAQHAAKKFGFSQSSTDESDLIRNSNINTVVIATRHHLHAKQVLAVLAAGKHVFCEKPLCLTEDELRAIVDAYLSIPSARRPALMVGFNRRFAPMALSLKSFLAPIAEPLALHYRINAGHLSPGHWVNDPEQGGGRILGEVCHFVDLLAFLAGAPIVEVEARAVGNSGRYSGDNVLISLRFANGSEGTIGYLANGDRAFSKERIEVFGGGSAAVLEDFRRLELVRSGRKQTIHARWRQDKGHQAEWAAFAQAAQQHAQAPIEFDDLVCSTLATLRVHEALGTGNRLAVRAAAFLDAARENSSVQP from the coding sequence GTGGAGGAAGTTCCCGCACCGCAACTTCTTCCCGGTTGCGCGCTGGTGCGGATTGCCGCATCCGTAGTATCGGCCGGAACCGAGCGCGCAGCCGCGGAATTTGCGCGCAAGAGCCTGCTGCAGAAGGCGAAGTCGCGACCTGATCTAGTGCGGGAAGTCATCGGTAAAGTTCAGCGCGACGGAATTGTCGCCGCGATTCAGGCCGTTCGCAGTCGTCTCGACCAGCCGCAAAATCCGGGGTATAGCAGCGCCGGAACCGTTATTGCCGTCGGCGAGGGCGTCATGGATTTGCGGACGGGTGACCGCGTCTCCTGCGCCGGCGCGGGTTTCGCCGTTCACGCGGAGATCGCATGCGTGCCGCGATTGTTGATGGCGCGAATTCCTGCACGTAATTCGATCCTTGGGCAAACTCCGGGCGAAGTTCGACCTGAAACTCCCAGAGAAGTCCCATTCGATGAAGCTGCATTCTGTACGCTCGGTGCTGTGGCTCTGCACGGCATCCGCACTTCCGAGTCCAGGCTGGGCGATATTGTCGCCGTGATTGGTTTGGGCTTGCTGGGCCAACTCAGCGTACAACTGCTGAAGGCTGCGGGCTGCAACGTACTGGGAATGGACACTGATGCATCGCGCGCTGACCTGGCTGGAAAAATGGGCGCCGACGGCGTCGCCAGTTCTGCCGCGGCCTTTCGCGATCTCTGTTCTGAGACATCGAGTGGCGCCGGCGTTGACTGCGTCCTGATCGCGGCCGAAACCTCCAGCAGCGATCCGGTCAATCTGGCAGGCGCCATCGCGCGGGATCGCGCGATCGTCGTCGCTGTCGGCACGGTCGGCATGGACATCCAGCGCAAAGCCTATTACGAGAAGGAACTCGACTTCCGCGTCTCGCGCTCCTACGGCCCCGGCCGCTACGACGCCGCTTACGAGCAGAAAGGCCGAGACTATCCCATCGGTTACGTGCGCTGGACCGAAACCCGTAACATGGAAGCCTTCGTGCGCCTGCTCGCCGAGGGAAAGCTGGATGTGAGTGCGCTGATCACACACCGTTTTCCGATCGAGCGCGTCCAGAGCGCTTATGACTTAATCACCGGAAAGTCGAGCGAGCCGTTCCTGGGAGTCGTAATTCAATATGCCGCGGGTGCGGAAGCGGCGCGAACCCTCGCGCTTGCGCCACAAAGCGTGCAACCGGCCCAGCCTCCAGTTGCGGGCAACGTTTCCGTCGGAGTGCTGGGCGCTGGAGTCTTTGCCGCAGGCACGCTCATTCCCGCGCTGAAAGCGTCGTCGAACACCACTCTCGTTGTAGTTTGTGCGGCCACTGGATCTCACGCCCAGCACGCCGCAAAGAAATTCGGATTCTCCCAGTCCTCGACCGACGAGAGCGATCTCATTCGAAATTCCAACATCAACACGGTTGTCATCGCCACTCGCCACCATCTGCACGCGAAACAGGTCCTGGCAGTGCTAGCGGCAGGGAAGCACGTCTTCTGCGAAAAGCCGCTGTGCCTGACTGAAGATGAGTTACGCGCAATCGTCGATGCCTATCTTTCAATCCCTTCGGCTCGGCGTCCGGCGCTGATGGTCGGCTTCAATCGCCGCTTCGCCCCCATGGCCCTAAGCCTTAAATCATTCCTCGCTCCTATCGCCGAACCGCTGGCGCTGCACTATCGTATTAACGCCGGGCATCTTTCTCCTGGCCATTGGGTGAACGATCCTGAGCAGGGAGGCGGCCGCATTCTCGGCGAGGTTTGCCACTTCGTCGACCTCCTCGCCTTTCTCGCGGGCGCACCTATCGTCGAAGTCGAAGCGCGAGCTGTCGGCAACTCCGGTCGCTACAGTGGCGACAATGTTCTGATCTCGTTGCGCTTTGCCAACGGCTCCGAGGGGACGATCGGTTATCTGGCCAATGGCGACCGTGCATTCTCCAAAGAACGCATCGAAGTGTTCGGGGGCGGAAGCGCCGCGGTGCTCGAAGATTTTCGCCGTCTGGAACTAGTACGCAGCGGCCGCAAACAGACGATTCATGCGCGCTGGCGTCAGGACAAAGGACATCAGGCCGAGTGGGCAGCATTTGCGCAGGCCGCGCAGCAGCATGCCCAGGCCCCGATCGAATTCGACGATCTGGTGTGCTCTACGCTCGCTACCCTGCGCGTCCATGAGGCGCTGGGGACCGGCAACCGCCTGGCTGTACGCGCCGCAGCATTTCTGGATGCAGCGCGGGAAAACTCCAGCGTTCAACCGTGA
- a CDS encoding acyltransferase → MPISANVVLGHGVKIFQPDLVNLYGCSVGDETKIGAFVEIQKNALIGKRCKISSHTFVCEGVTIDDEVFVGHGVMFINDLYPRATEDGRLQTEADWKVVPTRVKRGASIGSGSVILAGVTIGEGALIGAGAVVTHDVPDHQIAKGVPARLGRSLSQMVTSKSTLHSASKRKSKSAR, encoded by the coding sequence ATGCCAATTTCTGCTAACGTCGTGCTCGGCCATGGAGTGAAGATCTTCCAGCCCGATCTGGTCAACCTCTACGGATGCAGCGTAGGAGACGAAACTAAGATTGGCGCCTTCGTCGAGATTCAGAAGAACGCTTTGATTGGGAAGCGCTGCAAGATTTCTTCTCACACATTCGTTTGCGAAGGGGTCACCATCGACGACGAAGTATTCGTCGGCCACGGAGTGATGTTCATCAACGACTTATATCCACGAGCAACCGAGGATGGCCGACTGCAAACTGAGGCTGACTGGAAAGTTGTGCCGACGCGTGTAAAGCGCGGCGCGTCGATCGGAAGTGGGTCCGTGATCCTGGCGGGGGTGACAATCGGCGAGGGCGCCCTGATCGGCGCCGGAGCGGTCGTAACTCACGATGTGCCCGACCACCAGATTGCGAAGGGCGTTCCGGCGAGATTGGGGCGCAGTCTCTCGCAGATGGTAACGTCGAAGTCAACATTGCACTCGGCATCGAAGCGTAAATCGAAATCGGCACGTTAA
- a CDS encoding Gfo/Idh/MocA family oxidoreductase — MVRIGVIGYGYWGPNLVRNCFEASGAQVACVSDLREERLARVKSRYPTIKTTADFRELIDDPSIDAVAIATPVSTHYDLALRALQAGKHVLVEKPLASNIDQVQRLIDLAQKRNRVLMVDHTFVYTGAVRKIRELVDSGGLGEIYYYDSVRVNLGLFQHDVNVLWDLAVHDLSIMDYVLPFRPCAVSATGLSHVPGSTENIAYLTLFFEGSQIAHIHANWLAPVKLRRTLIGASRKMIVYDDIEQSEKIKVYDKGITLNNHQNQEKMYQLMVGYRTGDMLAPQIDGTEALRCEIDHFLRCIERQEEPITGGAAGLRVVEILQAASQSMEQHGRPVDLRLTTMEATA; from the coding sequence TTGGTTCGTATCGGCGTGATCGGCTACGGCTACTGGGGTCCGAATCTGGTGCGGAATTGTTTTGAGGCGAGCGGCGCACAAGTCGCCTGCGTGAGCGATTTGCGAGAGGAGCGGCTGGCTCGGGTGAAGAGCCGGTATCCCACGATCAAGACCACGGCGGATTTTCGTGAATTGATTGACGACCCTTCGATTGATGCGGTCGCGATCGCTACGCCGGTCTCTACACACTATGACCTGGCTCTGCGCGCGTTGCAGGCGGGCAAGCACGTGCTGGTCGAGAAACCTCTGGCGTCGAATATCGATCAGGTGCAGCGCCTGATCGACCTGGCGCAGAAAAGAAACCGCGTGCTTATGGTCGATCATACTTTTGTGTATACGGGAGCCGTGCGCAAGATTCGCGAACTGGTCGACAGCGGAGGCCTGGGCGAAATTTATTATTACGATTCGGTTCGGGTAAACCTCGGGTTGTTTCAGCACGATGTGAACGTACTGTGGGATCTGGCAGTGCACGACCTGTCGATCATGGATTACGTGCTGCCATTCCGGCCCTGCGCAGTTTCCGCTACCGGACTCAGCCACGTACCGGGCAGCACCGAGAACATCGCGTACCTCACGCTATTTTTCGAAGGCAGCCAGATCGCGCACATCCATGCGAACTGGCTGGCACCGGTGAAGTTGCGGCGGACGCTGATTGGCGCCAGCCGCAAGATGATCGTTTATGACGATATTGAGCAGAGCGAAAAGATCAAGGTCTACGACAAGGGCATCACGCTAAACAATCATCAGAACCAGGAAAAGATGTATCAGTTGATGGTGGGCTACCGCACGGGTGACATGCTGGCACCGCAGATCGACGGCACCGAAGCGCTGCGCTGCGAAATCGACCACTTCCTGCGCTGCATCGAACGGCAGGAGGAACCGATCACGGGCGGCGCTGCGGGACTGCGGGTCGTGGAAATTTTGCAGGCTGCATCGCAATCAATGGAGCAGCATGGGCGTCCAGTGGACTTGCGCCTGACGACGATGGAGGCCACGGCATAG
- a CDS encoding carbamoyltransferase C-terminal domain-containing protein, with protein sequence MLILGLNMFHADASAAIVLDGEIKFAIAEERLNRQKHFGGFPALAVKACLDAVGAKISDIEHIAVGQDSDANLTKKVQYALANPAKILNFIRLRQRKEAMRDVRSLLSKALDVDAAQLRFQEHHLEHHIAHIASAYYCSPWDKAAGFSYDGSGDFVSTMMARCEGNEIEVLDRVFLPHSLGSFYSMICEFIGYGKYGDEGKVMGLAPYGKDTYCEAIGKIVTPSFKANRGFALDLSYFKSLGSNQGMQVLADGTVKLARHFSARMEELFGDPRHPHAEIAQRDMDLAFAMQNRFEEIFFHLSNQLHSQVPLEDLALAGGCALNSVANGKLFDRTPFRRTYIQPAAGDEGLAIGAALHTYHSVLKQPHRHELKNSYLGPEFSDSRIQSALQRAGLDARKLDRAALLDAVADEIAAGNVVGWFQGRMEWGPRALGNRSIVAHPGLPNMKDVLNARIKHREWFRPFAPSILADYQREYFERDHPSPFMLHVYKIRAEKRKELCAVNHVDDTGRLQSVTREENPMYYDLISAFHRKTGIPVILNTSFNENEPIVCTPEEAIDCFQRTRMDTLAIGPFLVVKPDGKYEVASTSAPEAIRISRTQT encoded by the coding sequence ATGCTGATTCTGGGCCTCAACATGTTTCACGCCGATGCCTCCGCGGCGATCGTGCTCGACGGCGAAATCAAATTTGCCATCGCCGAGGAGCGCTTGAACCGCCAAAAACATTTCGGCGGCTTTCCCGCCCTCGCGGTCAAAGCCTGCCTGGATGCCGTCGGCGCGAAGATTTCCGACATCGAACATATTGCCGTCGGACAAGACAGCGACGCGAATCTCACGAAGAAAGTTCAATACGCGCTGGCGAACCCGGCCAAGATCCTGAACTTTATTCGGCTTCGTCAGCGCAAAGAAGCCATGCGCGACGTGCGCTCGCTGCTCTCGAAGGCGCTCGACGTCGATGCGGCGCAACTTCGTTTTCAGGAGCATCATCTCGAACATCACATCGCCCATATTGCCAGCGCCTACTACTGCTCGCCCTGGGATAAGGCGGCAGGATTCAGCTACGACGGCTCCGGCGATTTCGTTTCCACCATGATGGCCCGCTGCGAAGGCAACGAAATCGAAGTCCTCGATCGAGTGTTTCTTCCGCACTCGCTGGGCAGCTTCTATAGCATGATTTGCGAATTCATCGGCTATGGCAAATATGGCGACGAAGGCAAAGTTATGGGCCTCGCGCCCTACGGAAAAGATACGTACTGCGAAGCGATCGGCAAGATCGTTACGCCGAGTTTCAAGGCAAACAGAGGTTTTGCACTCGACCTTAGCTATTTCAAGTCGCTGGGCAGCAATCAGGGGATGCAGGTTCTCGCCGACGGTACCGTAAAGCTGGCGCGCCATTTCTCCGCGCGAATGGAGGAGTTATTCGGCGACCCGCGCCACCCTCATGCTGAGATCGCCCAGCGCGACATGGACCTGGCCTTCGCCATGCAAAACCGCTTTGAAGAGATATTTTTCCATCTGTCGAATCAGCTTCATAGTCAAGTCCCGCTTGAAGACCTTGCCTTGGCCGGCGGATGCGCACTCAATAGCGTGGCCAATGGCAAACTATTCGATCGCACGCCCTTCCGCCGAACCTACATTCAGCCCGCCGCCGGAGACGAAGGCCTGGCCATTGGCGCCGCTCTGCATACCTATCATTCCGTGCTCAAGCAACCGCACCGCCACGAATTGAAGAATTCCTACCTCGGTCCGGAGTTCTCCGACTCGCGCATCCAATCGGCGCTTCAGCGCGCCGGGCTAGACGCTCGCAAATTGGATCGCGCCGCATTACTCGATGCAGTCGCGGATGAGATTGCAGCCGGCAATGTCGTCGGCTGGTTTCAGGGCCGCATGGAGTGGGGTCCCCGCGCCCTCGGCAATCGCTCGATCGTCGCACATCCCGGCCTGCCTAATATGAAAGATGTTCTCAACGCCCGCATCAAGCACCGCGAGTGGTTCCGGCCTTTTGCGCCTTCCATCCTGGCTGACTATCAACGCGAGTACTTCGAACGCGATCATCCTTCGCCCTTCATGCTGCACGTTTATAAAATTCGGGCCGAGAAGCGTAAGGAACTGTGCGCTGTGAATCACGTGGACGATACCGGCCGCCTCCAGAGCGTAACGCGCGAAGAGAATCCGATGTACTACGATCTCATCTCCGCCTTCCATCGCAAAACCGGCATTCCCGTGATTCTCAACACCAGCTTCAACGAGAATGAGCCGATTGTCTGCACGCCCGAAGAAGCGATCGACTGCTTTCAGCGCACGCGAATGGATACACTGGCGATTGGTCCATTCCTGGTAGTAAAGCCGGATGGGAAATATGAAGTTGCATCCACTTCCGCGCCGGAAGCAATAAGGATTAGCCGGACGCAGACCTAG
- a CDS encoding DUF362 domain-containing protein: MRRFPENSVVAWRGSSSDYSSTPPFAPSEYCPEYTCGDAGAESNPAYEGVRGCFQTAGLDAAHFNTPEWNPLGELIHPGETVLLKPNLVHQRHPRDPQGWRYVITHGSVIRAVADYVWKAIGPKGKIILADAPQTDASFSEISRLLGLDAIRDLYRARGLAFELIDLRREEWTTRGDVVVERRKLSPNPYGSIAFDLGQASEFAGHPGAGHYYGADYDAGVVNRHHSGGRHEYLIAGCAIQCDVVFSLPKLKTHKKAGVTASLKNLVGVNADKNWLPHHTEGARAHGGDEAPTPGLKHRTERKVAAAIREISHRIPVVGPWVHQLARGVGKPMFGDTETTVRSGNWFGNDTVWRMCLDLNKLVFYGNADGSLRDPQRHSRKRHLVLVDGILAGQGSGPLNPDPVPAGVLLFGVHPPSVDAACAYLMGFDPDQIPIVSRAFQCRSFPLANHHWREIVIQSNDSAWNRSLVDVSPDDTLRFIPHFGWKGHIELSPHEISTDQPVEAAHQP; the protein is encoded by the coding sequence ATGAGACGGTTTCCGGAAAATTCAGTGGTTGCCTGGCGCGGCAGCAGCTCCGACTACTCGTCGACACCGCCCTTCGCGCCCTCTGAGTATTGTCCGGAATATACCTGTGGCGATGCCGGAGCAGAATCGAACCCCGCCTACGAAGGCGTGCGTGGCTGCTTCCAAACAGCGGGCCTCGACGCCGCCCACTTCAATACGCCGGAGTGGAACCCGTTGGGAGAATTGATTCATCCCGGCGAAACCGTTCTGCTGAAGCCGAACCTGGTGCACCAGCGGCACCCGCGTGATCCCCAGGGCTGGCGCTATGTAATTACGCACGGCAGCGTGATCCGCGCGGTCGCCGACTACGTTTGGAAAGCAATCGGCCCAAAAGGCAAGATCATCCTTGCCGATGCGCCGCAAACGGACGCTTCGTTTTCCGAGATATCACGGCTTCTCGGCCTCGATGCCATTCGAGATTTGTATCGGGCACGCGGACTCGCCTTCGAACTCATCGATCTGCGGCGGGAAGAGTGGACCACGCGCGGAGATGTAGTAGTGGAGCGTCGCAAGCTCTCTCCCAATCCTTATGGATCGATCGCCTTCGATCTCGGGCAAGCCAGCGAATTCGCCGGCCATCCCGGCGCCGGACACTACTACGGCGCGGACTACGATGCCGGCGTGGTCAATCGTCACCACAGCGGCGGGCGCCACGAATATCTCATCGCCGGTTGCGCCATCCAGTGCGATGTAGTGTTCAGCCTGCCGAAGTTGAAGACTCATAAAAAAGCGGGCGTTACGGCGAGTCTCAAAAACCTGGTAGGAGTTAACGCCGACAAAAACTGGCTGCCCCATCATACCGAAGGCGCTCGAGCGCATGGCGGAGATGAGGCCCCCACTCCCGGCTTGAAGCACCGCACCGAGCGCAAAGTTGCCGCCGCCATTCGCGAGATTTCGCATCGCATTCCCGTGGTCGGCCCTTGGGTTCACCAACTGGCTCGCGGCGTGGGCAAGCCAATGTTCGGCGATACCGAGACGACCGTTCGCAGCGGCAATTGGTTCGGCAATGACACCGTGTGGCGCATGTGCCTCGACTTGAACAAACTGGTGTTCTATGGCAACGCCGACGGTTCGCTCCGGGATCCCCAACGGCACAGCCGTAAGCGCCATCTCGTCTTGGTCGATGGAATTCTGGCCGGTCAAGGAAGCGGGCCGCTGAACCCCGACCCCGTGCCCGCGGGAGTTCTGCTGTTTGGCGTGCATCCCCCCAGTGTGGACGCCGCTTGCGCCTATCTCATGGGTTTTGATCCCGACCAGATTCCGATTGTGTCGCGGGCGTTTCAGTGCCGGAGTTTCCCGCTCGCCAATCACCACTGGCGCGAGATCGTCATTCAAAGCAACGACTCTGCGTGGAATCGGTCACTCGTCGATGTTTCCCCCGACGATACTCTTCGCTTTATCCCTCACTTCGGTTGGAAGGGACACATCGAACTTTCCCCGCACGAGATTTCCACCGATCAACCCGTCGAGGCGGCTCACCAGCCATGA
- a CDS encoding DUF4337 domain-containing protein yields MSEELNELQEHAEHAKHDPTLAPISMTMAMLAVLVAVVTLLGHRAHTEEVVLQAKSSDQWAYYQAKNIRRHTDELFVDLTSVEATTDAATLAKLHDKYAGEAARYKDEQKEIEDKARDMETEVGHERNRADRFDLAEVFLEVGLVITSITLLSGRRIFWYLGVLLGVVGIVIATTGFLVH; encoded by the coding sequence ATGTCGGAAGAGCTAAACGAATTACAGGAACACGCAGAGCATGCGAAACACGATCCCACGCTGGCGCCGATCTCGATGACCATGGCGATGCTGGCGGTGCTGGTAGCGGTAGTCACTTTGCTTGGGCATCGCGCCCACACTGAAGAAGTCGTGCTACAAGCTAAGTCTTCCGATCAATGGGCCTACTATCAGGCTAAGAATATTCGGCGGCATACTGACGAACTCTTCGTCGACCTGACCTCGGTAGAGGCGACTACCGACGCTGCCACTCTGGCCAAATTGCATGACAAGTATGCCGGCGAGGCGGCTCGCTACAAAGACGAACAAAAGGAAATCGAGGACAAGGCGCGCGATATGGAAACCGAAGTTGGCCACGAGCGGAATCGCGCCGATCGATTTGATCTGGCGGAAGTCTTTCTCGAAGTGGGGTTGGTGATCACGTCGATTACGCTGCTCTCGGGGCGTAGAATCTTCTGGTATCTGGGCGTGTTGCTGGGTGTTGTAGGAATCGTGATCGCGACGACCGGATTCCTGGTGCACTAG
- the asnB gene encoding asparagine synthase (glutamine-hydrolyzing): MCGIFGIIAHGARIPDGVLERGTQSLAHRGPDDSGTILLRDAIPDPIEIGLGNRRLSILDLSPLGHQPMHDAETGNWIVYNGEIYNFREVRAELQQAGTNFVSHSDTEVLLKAYARWGDACLAKFRGMFAFALWDAHRHRLFIARDPMGIKPLYYAHAGSYLIFASEVRTLLGTGLIQLRIDPAGLINYLTFGSAYDPLTIVEGVRSLPPGHTLSWKGGTLQQSSYWDLVDDPATGGHSSEPFAVRNEPPAAPLQPLLEEAVRLQLVSDVPVGVFLSGGIDSSALVSILSRSGITASTFSIVFREADFSEAEYSRAVAARFHTDHHEINVSQSDVLAAIPDALGAMDLPTMDGINTYFVSRETRRAGVKVALSGLGGDEVFAGYSSFRTLPSVERYAWLWKRVPRPVRGSLASMFAALAPESDQNRKLASLARANGRILHPYFLTRMLFTPGQRDLLFPRTDQATARTATASQCDRLQRSRLLDPVNRVSYLESRCYMLNTLLRDADFMSMSQGLEVRVPLIDHRLAKAVLALPGRSKLNGTPKKLLVGALAGSLPEEIVHRPKRGFTLPFEHWMRQELLSEIELVLKKERTGAGPLGGLLDGAQVERVWESFLSGATSWSRPWSLYVLQRWCELHL; encoded by the coding sequence ATGTGTGGAATCTTCGGCATCATAGCGCATGGCGCGCGCATCCCCGACGGCGTGCTGGAACGCGGCACGCAGTCCCTGGCGCACCGCGGGCCCGATGATTCCGGCACGATTCTTCTCCGCGATGCCATCCCCGATCCGATAGAAATCGGCCTGGGCAACCGGCGTCTTTCTATTCTCGATCTCTCCCCGCTCGGCCATCAGCCCATGCACGATGCGGAAACCGGCAACTGGATCGTCTACAACGGCGAGATCTATAACTTCCGCGAGGTTCGCGCCGAACTCCAGCAAGCCGGCACAAACTTCGTCAGCCACTCTGACACTGAAGTCCTGCTGAAGGCGTACGCCCGTTGGGGCGATGCGTGCCTGGCGAAATTTCGTGGCATGTTCGCTTTTGCTTTGTGGGACGCGCACCGGCATCGCTTATTCATCGCCCGCGATCCCATGGGCATCAAGCCCCTGTACTACGCCCATGCCGGTTCGTATTTGATTTTCGCCTCGGAAGTTCGCACTCTGCTGGGAACCGGCCTTATTCAACTTCGCATCGATCCCGCCGGTCTCATCAACTACCTGACTTTCGGTTCGGCCTACGATCCGCTGACAATCGTGGAGGGAGTTCGTTCGCTTCCTCCAGGCCACACTCTGAGCTGGAAGGGCGGAACTCTTCAGCAGTCCTCCTATTGGGATCTGGTGGACGATCCGGCGACTGGCGGGCATTCGAGCGAACCGTTCGCAGTTAGAAACGAACCGCCCGCCGCGCCCTTACAGCCCCTCCTGGAAGAAGCCGTGCGCTTGCAGTTAGTCAGCGACGTGCCCGTGGGAGTGTTTCTCTCCGGAGGCATTGATTCCAGTGCCCTGGTCAGCATTCTCAGCCGCAGTGGTATAACCGCCAGTACATTCTCGATCGTTTTCCGGGAAGCCGATTTTTCCGAGGCCGAATACTCGCGCGCCGTTGCCGCCAGGTTTCACACCGATCATCACGAGATCAACGTTTCGCAGAGCGATGTCCTGGCCGCGATTCCAGATGCCTTGGGCGCGATGGACTTGCCCACCATGGACGGCATCAACACTTATTTTGTTTCGCGAGAAACCCGGCGCGCCGGGGTGAAAGTCGCGCTCTCAGGACTCGGAGGCGACGAGGTCTTTGCCGGGTACTCTTCGTTCCGAACGTTACCGAGTGTCGAGCGGTACGCCTGGCTCTGGAAACGTGTGCCCCGCCCCGTTCGTGGTTCGCTGGCGTCGATGTTTGCCGCACTCGCTCCCGAGAGCGACCAGAATCGCAAACTGGCCTCGCTCGCCCGCGCGAATGGCCGGATTCTGCACCCTTACTTCCTCACTCGAATGCTGTTTACGCCGGGGCAGCGTGACCTTCTTTTTCCTCGCACCGATCAAGCCACCGCTCGAACTGCCACCGCTTCGCAGTGCGATCGGCTGCAACGATCTCGTTTGCTCGACCCTGTGAATCGTGTTTCCTATCTCGAGTCGCGCTGTTATATGCTCAATACGCTGCTGCGCGATGCCGATTTTATGAGCATGTCCCAGGGCCTGGAGGTTCGCGTTCCCCTGATCGATCATCGGTTGGCCAAGGCGGTGCTGGCGCTTCCCGGGCGGTCGAAACTGAATGGCACGCCCAAGAAACTCCTGGTCGGGGCTCTGGCGGGCTCGCTGCCCGAGGAAATTGTGCACCGTCCCAAACGCGGTTTTACGTTGCCCTTCGAGCACTGGATGCGGCAAGAGCTTCTCTCCGAGATCGAGCTTGTACTCAAGAAAGAGCGGACCGGTGCCGGCCCGCTAGGCGGATTACTGGACGGCGCGCAGGTAGAACGAGTGTGGGAAAGTTTTCTGAGTGGCGCGACTTCGTGGTCGCGTCCATGGTCTTTGTACGTGCTGCAACGCTGGTGCGAACTTCATTTGTAA